Proteins from one Catenuloplanes atrovinosus genomic window:
- a CDS encoding effector-associated constant component EACC1, whose protein sequence is MHEDILLSVDARSDDYDPDDERWRRQVAGLHTELDTVADVRRSARPVPGTRGAVEQVIIALGGAGAFTAAVECLRAWLARDRGRRVDLRWNDNGVERYVTLTGQDVDAEAVRELSRAVSRRLGGPGWPADTEPS, encoded by the coding sequence ATGCACGAGGACATCCTGCTGTCGGTGGACGCCCGCAGCGACGACTACGATCCCGACGACGAGCGGTGGCGGCGCCAGGTCGCCGGACTGCACACCGAGCTCGACACGGTCGCCGACGTGCGGCGTTCCGCCCGGCCGGTGCCCGGCACCCGGGGTGCGGTGGAGCAGGTGATCATCGCGCTGGGCGGCGCGGGCGCGTTCACCGCGGCCGTGGAGTGCCTGCGCGCCTGGCTCGCCCGCGACCGCGGCCGGCGCGTCGACCTGCGGTGGAACGATAACGGCGTCGAGCGGTACGTGACGCTCACCGGGCAGGACGTGGACGCGGAGGCGGTCCGGGAGCTGTCCCGGGCGGTCTCCCGGCGGCTGGGAGGACCGGGATGGCCGGCCGATACCGAGCCCTCTTGA
- a CDS encoding caspase family protein — MSARREALIIAIDEYADPGLRRLRAPAHDADELGAVLADPEIGGFTVRRLRNAPAHEISEVLEEFFADRTSDDVLLVHFSGHGLKGADGALHLAATNTKLNRLAATSVAAEFVNRQMTASRSRRIVLLLDCCYAGAFARGLLPRAGAADLGIEEQLAGRGRAVITASSAVQFAFEGDAATTVRRRPSVFTGVLVQGLRSGDADRDGDGIVTLDEMYDHVYAGVRAVTPHQTPGKWVFDMQGSLPIARRPATPRPAPSARVRPLSRVTAAVRRSPGRAVAAGLACALAAGTPLLLTEIRPTRGTPVDAAATTGRTIFRDDFTSRANRWPHTGAAGPHGGYYVNGAYRYGSRTPGQTWWAVPSTPSEVYPTAPANLRMSVAARWTSPDDAAWFGLVCRANGDEDAYIFTVAEGVAHIAKMKNRIFDELRGEPLRGVDLHAGVTLTADCATTDADHTTQLSLAVDGKTVVQYRDTAEPLPPGAVGVTVEMSPQATDAEAEFTGFATSRL, encoded by the coding sequence ATGAGCGCCCGCCGGGAAGCGCTGATCATCGCGATCGACGAGTACGCAGATCCCGGCCTGCGCCGGCTGCGCGCGCCCGCGCACGACGCCGACGAACTCGGCGCGGTGCTGGCGGACCCGGAGATCGGCGGGTTCACCGTGCGGCGACTGCGCAACGCCCCGGCGCACGAGATCAGCGAGGTGCTGGAGGAGTTCTTCGCGGACCGTACCAGCGACGACGTGCTACTCGTGCACTTCTCCGGGCACGGGCTCAAGGGCGCGGACGGCGCGCTGCACCTGGCCGCCACCAACACCAAACTGAACCGGCTCGCCGCCACCAGCGTCGCGGCGGAGTTCGTCAACCGGCAGATGACGGCCAGCCGGTCCCGCCGGATCGTGCTGCTGCTGGACTGCTGCTACGCGGGCGCGTTCGCGCGCGGGCTGCTGCCCCGGGCCGGCGCGGCCGACCTCGGCATCGAGGAGCAGTTGGCCGGCCGCGGCCGCGCGGTGATCACCGCGTCCAGCGCGGTGCAGTTCGCGTTCGAGGGCGACGCGGCCACCACGGTACGCCGTCGTCCCTCGGTCTTCACCGGCGTGCTGGTCCAGGGCCTGCGCAGCGGCGACGCCGACCGGGACGGCGACGGCATCGTGACGCTGGACGAGATGTACGACCACGTGTACGCCGGGGTGCGCGCGGTGACGCCACACCAGACACCCGGGAAATGGGTCTTCGACATGCAGGGCAGCCTGCCCATCGCCCGGCGTCCGGCCACGCCCCGCCCGGCGCCGTCCGCCCGGGTCCGTCCGCTGTCGCGGGTGACCGCCGCGGTCCGCCGCTCGCCGGGGCGGGCCGTGGCCGCGGGCCTGGCCTGCGCGCTGGCCGCCGGCACGCCGCTGCTGCTGACCGAGATCCGGCCGACCCGCGGCACGCCGGTCGACGCCGCCGCGACCACCGGCCGCACCATCTTCCGGGACGACTTCACGTCCCGCGCCAACCGCTGGCCGCACACCGGCGCGGCCGGCCCGCACGGCGGTTACTACGTGAACGGCGCCTACCGGTACGGCAGCCGGACCCCGGGTCAGACCTGGTGGGCGGTGCCGTCCACGCCGTCGGAGGTCTACCCCACGGCGCCCGCCAACCTCCGGATGAGCGTCGCCGCGCGGTGGACGTCGCCGGACGACGCGGCCTGGTTCGGGCTCGTCTGCCGGGCGAACGGCGACGAGGACGCGTACATCTTCACGGTCGCGGAAGGGGTGGCCCACATCGCCAAGATGAAGAACCGGATCTTCGACGAGCTGCGCGGCGAACCGCTCCGCGGGGTCGACCTGCACGCCGGAGTGACCCTGACCGCCGACTGCGCGACCACCGACGCCGACCACACCACGCAGCTGTCGCTGGCGGTCGACGGAAAGACCGTGGTCCAGTACCGCGACACGGCCGAGCCGCTGCCCCCGGGTGCCGTGGGCGTCACCGTGGAGATGTCTCCCCAGGCGACCGACGCGGAGGCCGAGTTCACCGGTTTCGCCACGTCCCGGCTGTGA
- a CDS encoding TrmH family RNA methyltransferase yields the protein MSARVDVRDARFQRWQALLGNRAARQRYREFMVQGVRPISMAVAHDWEIRELLHDAGARLSGWARRTLDGVRAERIAVSRELMHELGGKAEAVPELLAVAGMRADDLARIPAGPGLLAVVLDRPATPGNLGTLIRSADAFGASGVVVTGHAADVYDPKAVRASTGSLFAVPVVRVPGHRAVLDWAAGAHAGVRVVGTDEHGAVDAAAHDFTGPALIVIGNETTGLSAACDDLVRIPMSGAASSLNAAAAATVVLYESARQRAAGPRSGQAPAGASGVCGDRAGGTAGGRRDG from the coding sequence GTGAGCGCGCGGGTGGACGTCCGCGACGCCCGGTTCCAGCGGTGGCAGGCGCTGCTCGGCAACCGGGCCGCGCGGCAGCGCTACCGCGAGTTCATGGTGCAGGGGGTACGCCCGATCAGCATGGCCGTCGCGCACGACTGGGAGATCCGGGAACTGCTCCACGACGCGGGCGCGCGGCTGTCCGGCTGGGCGCGGCGGACGCTGGACGGCGTCCGGGCCGAGCGGATCGCCGTGTCCCGCGAGCTGATGCACGAGTTGGGCGGCAAGGCGGAGGCGGTGCCGGAGCTGCTGGCCGTGGCCGGGATGCGGGCGGACGACCTGGCCCGCATCCCGGCCGGGCCGGGCCTGCTCGCGGTGGTTCTCGACCGGCCGGCCACGCCCGGCAACCTCGGCACGCTGATCCGGTCCGCGGACGCGTTCGGCGCCTCCGGGGTCGTCGTGACCGGCCACGCCGCCGACGTCTACGACCCGAAGGCGGTCCGGGCGAGCACCGGTTCGCTGTTCGCCGTGCCCGTGGTCCGGGTGCCCGGGCACCGCGCCGTGCTGGACTGGGCGGCCGGCGCGCACGCCGGGGTGCGCGTCGTCGGCACCGACGAGCACGGCGCCGTGGACGCCGCCGCGCACGACTTCACCGGGCCGGCGCTGATCGTGATCGGCAACGAGACCACCGGCCTGAGCGCCGCCTGCGACGACCTCGTCCGCATTCCCATGTCCGGCGCGGCCAGTTCGCTGAACGCGGCGGCCGCGGCGACCGTGGTGCTGTACGAATCGGCACGCCAGCGCGCCGCGGGCCCACGCTCTGGTCAGGCGCCCGCCGGTGCGTCCGGGGTCTGCGGCGACCGGGCCGGGGGCACGGCGGGCGGGCGCCGCGACGGGTAG
- a CDS encoding DUF885 domain-containing protein has protein sequence MDDPVGGKGLRSFLRSAFEDEVALSPQAAATLGMEHDRSRLDDHSDAGWLRHAELLETQLSRLRERFPAETLSAAERLDAELFAARVERVRDLKPWRHHLSPWSRHQILPSSTAGSGADSIAGFLMSRHPVTSARDAEDYVARLREAGRALEELAAGLDTQRRLGITPTVREIAHLRRTLAPYEDGPLLADLTAKVEALGLDGARASTLLSAAETALAKEVRTGRDRYSAAIDELADRPRADDGVWSLPDGDAYYAAALRRWTTTGLSADEIHRIGLDAVARIDDEMRDVARAAGFAGTAREFREAVRTDARFRYPGDDAGRARYLADMRRDVAAGIEAAPRVFRTLPVLPIEVHAVEQWRAATAPIAFYEPGSVEVARPARFYTNLANIAEAQRYQLPAIVYHEALPGHHLQIALAQELPDVPAFRRTDYSLGAYVEGWGLYAERLADELGLYGDDPYLRFGMLSAQMWRACRLVLDTGIHAKRWTRDRAIEFFAAHTALSRADIEKETDRYIGMPGQATAYMIGQLRIQALRDRAESTLGARFDLRDFHDAVLRDGALPLDVLDARVGHWIAETAG, from the coding sequence ATGGATGATCCGGTGGGCGGCAAAGGGCTTCGGTCGTTCCTGCGAAGCGCGTTCGAGGACGAGGTCGCGCTCAGTCCGCAGGCCGCGGCCACGCTCGGGATGGAGCATGACCGGAGCCGGCTGGACGATCACAGCGACGCGGGCTGGCTGCGGCACGCCGAGCTGCTCGAGACGCAGCTCAGCCGGCTTCGCGAGCGCTTCCCGGCGGAGACGCTCTCCGCGGCCGAGCGGCTGGACGCGGAGCTGTTCGCCGCGCGGGTCGAGCGGGTGCGGGACCTGAAGCCGTGGCGCCACCACCTCTCACCCTGGTCGCGGCACCAGATCCTGCCGTCGTCCACGGCCGGCAGCGGCGCGGACTCGATCGCGGGGTTCCTGATGAGCCGGCATCCGGTCACGTCCGCGCGGGACGCGGAGGACTACGTCGCCCGGCTGCGGGAGGCCGGGCGCGCGCTGGAGGAGCTGGCGGCCGGGCTGGACACGCAGCGCCGGCTGGGGATCACGCCGACCGTGCGGGAGATCGCCCACCTGCGCCGGACGCTCGCGCCGTACGAGGACGGCCCGCTGCTGGCGGATCTGACCGCGAAGGTCGAGGCGCTCGGCCTGGACGGCGCGCGGGCGAGCACGCTGCTGTCCGCGGCCGAGACGGCGCTGGCCAAGGAGGTGCGCACGGGCCGCGACCGGTACAGCGCGGCGATCGACGAGCTCGCGGACCGGCCGCGCGCGGACGACGGCGTGTGGAGCCTGCCGGACGGCGACGCCTACTACGCCGCCGCGCTGCGCCGCTGGACCACGACCGGCCTCTCCGCGGACGAGATCCACCGGATCGGGCTGGACGCGGTGGCGCGCATCGACGACGAGATGCGCGACGTGGCCCGTGCCGCCGGCTTCGCCGGAACGGCCAGGGAATTCCGCGAGGCGGTACGCACGGACGCGCGCTTCCGCTACCCCGGCGACGACGCCGGGCGGGCGCGGTACCTGGCCGACATGCGCCGCGACGTCGCCGCCGGGATCGAGGCCGCGCCGCGCGTGTTCCGGACGCTGCCCGTGCTGCCGATCGAGGTGCACGCGGTGGAGCAGTGGCGGGCCGCGACCGCGCCGATCGCGTTCTACGAGCCCGGATCGGTCGAGGTGGCGAGGCCGGCGCGGTTCTACACGAACCTGGCGAACATCGCGGAGGCGCAGCGGTACCAACTGCCCGCGATCGTCTACCACGAGGCCTTGCCCGGGCACCACCTGCAGATCGCGCTCGCGCAGGAGCTCCCGGACGTGCCCGCGTTCCGGCGCACCGACTACAGCCTCGGCGCGTACGTGGAGGGCTGGGGCCTGTACGCGGAACGACTCGCGGACGAACTGGGCCTCTACGGCGACGACCCGTACCTGCGCTTCGGCATGCTCTCCGCGCAGATGTGGCGCGCCTGCCGCCTGGTGCTGGACACCGGCATCCACGCCAAGCGCTGGACCCGGGACCGGGCGATCGAGTTCTTCGCCGCGCACACCGCGCTGTCCCGCGCGGACATCGAGAAGGAGACGGACCGCTACATCGGCATGCCGGGCCAGGCCACCGCGTACATGATCGGCCAGCTGCGCATCCAGGCGCTGCGCGACCGCGCCGAGTCCACCCTGGGCGCGCGCTTCGACCTCCGCGACTTCCACGACGCGGTCCTCCGCGACGGCGCGCTCCCGCTCGACGTGCTCGACGCCCGGGTCGGCCACTGGATCGCCGAGACCGCGGGCTGA
- a CDS encoding pectate lyase family protein, translated as MRANAATGGVTGFATQNGGTTGGQGGQVVTASTGSAIHTALCNRASSSTPIVIQVSGTINHGNTTKVSGDSCNTAADRIELKEISNVTIIGVGSGAVFDQLGIHIRDSSNIIIQNVTVRNVKKSGSPVSNGGDAIGMESTVRNVWVDHVTLEASGGEDEGFDGLFDLKDDVEYVTLSYSILRNSGRGGLIGSSESDTGNNYITFHHNAYSNIDSRTPLLRGGIAHIYNNSYTNLVESGINSRAGGRAKVDNNHFKDSTDVLGTFYTTEAGFWQVSGNIFDNVTWSAPSGDHQPAGPNPTSNTTVSIPYSYTLDGASCVPSIVAQTAGANKGLQVSNGNCVPTSPTGGPATPPPTTGGPTTPPPTTPPPSGTNLSLSGGADGSSKASGTSYGNVKDGSMTTYWSPSGTTGSISVKWSSATSVARISIREASGATGLIGAYRVLDGDTGAVLATGSGAGTISFGATSTKKITFEITGASGTPRVAEFEAYAS; from the coding sequence ATGCGGGCGAACGCGGCGACCGGCGGCGTCACCGGATTCGCCACGCAGAACGGCGGAACGACCGGCGGTCAGGGCGGGCAGGTCGTCACGGCCAGCACCGGCAGCGCCATCCACACGGCCCTGTGCAACCGGGCCAGCAGCAGCACCCCGATCGTCATCCAGGTCTCCGGCACGATCAACCACGGCAACACGACCAAGGTCTCCGGCGACAGCTGCAACACCGCCGCCGACCGGATCGAGCTCAAGGAGATCAGCAACGTCACCATCATCGGCGTCGGGTCCGGCGCGGTCTTCGACCAACTGGGCATCCACATCCGCGACTCCAGCAACATCATCATCCAGAACGTGACCGTCCGGAACGTGAAGAAGTCCGGCTCACCGGTCTCGAACGGCGGCGACGCCATCGGCATGGAGAGCACGGTCCGCAACGTCTGGGTCGACCACGTCACGCTGGAGGCGTCCGGCGGCGAGGACGAGGGCTTCGACGGCCTGTTCGACCTCAAGGACGACGTCGAGTACGTAACGCTCAGCTACAGCATCCTGCGCAACTCGGGGCGCGGCGGGCTGATCGGCTCCAGTGAGAGCGACACCGGGAACAACTACATCACGTTCCACCACAACGCGTACTCGAACATCGACTCGCGGACGCCGCTGCTGCGTGGCGGCATCGCGCACATCTACAACAACTCGTACACCAACCTGGTCGAGTCCGGGATCAACTCACGGGCCGGCGGCCGGGCCAAGGTGGACAACAACCACTTCAAGGACTCCACGGACGTCCTGGGTACGTTCTACACGACCGAGGCCGGGTTCTGGCAGGTCAGCGGCAACATCTTCGACAACGTGACCTGGTCGGCGCCGAGCGGCGACCACCAGCCGGCCGGGCCGAACCCGACGTCGAACACCACGGTGAGCATCCCGTACTCGTACACACTGGACGGTGCGAGCTGCGTGCCCAGCATCGTGGCGCAGACCGCCGGCGCGAACAAGGGCCTCCAGGTGTCCAACGGCAACTGTGTGCCCACCTCGCCGACCGGCGGTCCGGCCACGCCGCCACCCACCACCGGCGGGCCCACCACACCGCCGCCGACGACACCGCCGCCCTCCGGCACGAACCTGAGCCTCAGCGGCGGGGCGGACGGGTCCAGCAAGGCCTCCGGGACCAGTTACGGCAACGTCAAGGACGGGAGCATGACCACGTACTGGTCGCCGAGCGGCACCACCGGGTCGATCTCCGTCAAGTGGTCGTCGGCCACGTCGGTCGCCCGCATCAGCATCCGTGAGGCGTCCGGCGCGACCGGGCTGATCGGGGCGTACCGGGTGCTCGACGGCGACACCGGCGCGGTGCTGGCCACCGGCAGCGGCGCGGGCACGATCAGCTTCGGCGCCACGTCGACCAAGAAGATCACATTCGAGATCACCGGCGCATCGGGTACGCCGCGGGTGGCGGAGTTCGAGGCGTACGCCTCCTGA
- a CDS encoding phytanoyl-CoA dioxygenase family protein, with protein MDDTTLVDRFLRDGFVKLEGAVAPRVAADCARLLWRETGCDPDDPATWTRPVHWVGGMAQGPFAAAPNSPHLHRAYDLLAGPGRWEPRYSLGTFPLRFPHQDEPDDAGWHIEGSYLPDGESWYFTNLRSRDRALLMLFLFSEVGPEDAPTRIRIGSHLDVPAVLEPYGEEGVSGLAIAPELVAASDHRPVALATGSPGDVFLCHPFLVHAAQPHHGVRPRFMAQPPLLPAAPYELSRAGGDYSPVERAIRRGLGQPG; from the coding sequence ATGGATGACACCACGCTGGTAGACCGCTTTCTGCGCGACGGCTTCGTGAAGCTGGAGGGAGCCGTCGCGCCGCGGGTGGCCGCGGACTGCGCGCGGCTGCTGTGGCGGGAGACCGGCTGCGACCCGGACGATCCGGCGACGTGGACCCGGCCCGTGCACTGGGTGGGCGGCATGGCGCAGGGCCCGTTCGCCGCCGCGCCCAACTCCCCGCACCTGCACCGCGCGTACGACCTGCTGGCCGGCCCGGGCCGCTGGGAGCCGCGCTACTCGCTGGGCACGTTCCCGCTGCGGTTCCCGCACCAGGACGAGCCGGACGACGCGGGCTGGCACATCGAGGGCAGCTACCTGCCCGACGGGGAGAGCTGGTACTTCACGAACCTGCGCTCCCGGGACCGGGCGCTGCTGATGCTGTTCCTGTTCAGCGAGGTCGGCCCGGAGGACGCGCCGACCCGCATCCGGATCGGCTCCCACCTGGACGTGCCGGCGGTGCTGGAGCCGTACGGGGAGGAGGGGGTCAGCGGGCTGGCCATCGCACCGGAGCTGGTGGCCGCCTCGGACCACCGGCCGGTCGCGCTGGCCACCGGTTCGCCGGGCGACGTGTTCCTGTGCCACCCGTTCCTGGTGCACGCGGCACAGCCACATCACGGGGTACGGCCGCGGTTCATGGCCCAGCCGCCGCTGCTGCCGGCCGCGCCGTACGAGTTGTCCCGCGCCGGCGGCGACTACTCCCCCGTCGAGCGCGCGATCCGCCGCGGCCTCGGGCAGCCGGGGTGA
- a CDS encoding dienelactone hydrolase family protein — translation MRFLSETSADGVREQIFSLDVASGELPGVLWTPDGATGPRPLILLGHGGGQHKKAPAMLARAHRFVTGGGFAVAAVDVPGHGDRPTDPEFDRIATENQARVEAGADLASVIAEFQALVARRTVPEWSAALDALSLVEHVGAGPVGYWGVSLGCGLGVPFVAAEPRVRAAVLGLGGALASADEARRITVPVEFLLQWDDERVPREQALALYDAFGSTEKSLHANPGPHAAILPSYELDSNLHFFLRHLL, via the coding sequence ATGCGTTTCCTCTCCGAGACGTCGGCCGACGGCGTCCGCGAACAGATCTTCTCCCTCGACGTCGCCTCCGGTGAACTGCCCGGCGTGCTGTGGACGCCGGACGGTGCGACCGGACCACGCCCGCTCATCCTGCTCGGGCACGGCGGCGGCCAGCACAAGAAGGCGCCGGCGATGCTCGCTCGCGCGCACCGTTTCGTGACCGGTGGCGGCTTCGCGGTCGCGGCCGTGGACGTGCCCGGTCACGGTGACCGCCCGACCGACCCCGAGTTCGACCGGATCGCCACGGAGAACCAGGCGCGCGTCGAGGCGGGCGCGGACCTGGCGTCGGTGATCGCCGAGTTCCAGGCGCTCGTCGCCCGGCGGACCGTGCCCGAATGGTCCGCGGCGCTCGACGCGCTGTCGCTCGTGGAGCACGTCGGGGCGGGGCCGGTCGGCTACTGGGGCGTGTCGCTGGGCTGCGGCCTCGGCGTGCCGTTCGTGGCGGCGGAGCCGCGGGTGCGCGCGGCGGTGCTGGGACTCGGGGGTGCGCTCGCGTCCGCGGACGAGGCCCGGCGGATCACGGTGCCGGTGGAGTTCCTGCTGCAGTGGGACGACGAACGGGTGCCACGTGAGCAGGCACTGGCGCTCTACGACGCCTTCGGCTCCACCGAGAAGTCACTGCACGCCAACCCCGGCCCGCACGCGGCGATCCTGCCGTCGTACGAACTGGACAGCAACCTGCACTTCTTCCTTCGGCACCTGCTGTGA
- a CDS encoding caspase family protein translates to MIGNSTYPADEHNLQPLKGPVRDIAALHRALADPRTGMFADLDVTLLPEATSGRAIRALGRFFGAATRDDVLLFFFSGHGRLDRDGRLHLCMQDTDSTDLLATAVSSARINEFADASRARNIVIILDCCHAGAFRGGDVPDAVAGPGRYVLTSCRGTQLADDATVDNGTSVFTQHLVDGLLTAAPDHDGDGYVGFSDLYTYVDRRMRASAKQIPQRRVDGDGDVRLARRPEGAAPPAPPPPPRAPARRWRTPIIILAAAGAVVASLLIWRYGTTPTDADYTATAPWRLRIEGNQVSDGCTVTLTDARTGEEIPLPDDVYGTRTYQIHHTGSFRWQANDAACRMIPLAGSGGATLPFALLQSTGDSDVFAAPGRVSVQVRDFNSNPRCDIRLHDPADGAAVDVATAEPGAATVVLDPRGRDRVYVGDTWCGVLISVAP, encoded by the coding sequence TTGATCGGCAACTCGACCTATCCGGCCGACGAGCACAACCTGCAGCCGCTCAAGGGGCCGGTCCGGGACATCGCCGCGCTGCACCGCGCGCTGGCCGATCCGCGCACCGGCATGTTCGCCGACCTGGACGTGACGCTGCTGCCGGAGGCGACGTCCGGCCGGGCGATCCGCGCGCTGGGCCGGTTCTTCGGCGCCGCGACCCGCGACGACGTGCTGCTGTTCTTCTTCAGCGGGCACGGCAGACTGGACCGCGACGGGCGCCTGCACCTGTGCATGCAGGACACCGACTCGACCGACCTGCTGGCCACGGCCGTGAGCAGCGCCCGGATCAACGAGTTCGCCGACGCGTCCCGGGCCCGGAACATCGTCATCATCCTGGACTGCTGCCACGCGGGCGCGTTCCGCGGCGGCGACGTGCCGGACGCCGTGGCCGGCCCCGGACGGTACGTGCTGACCAGCTGCCGCGGCACCCAGCTCGCCGACGACGCGACCGTGGACAACGGCACCAGCGTCTTCACCCAGCACCTGGTCGACGGCCTGCTGACCGCGGCGCCGGACCACGACGGCGACGGTTACGTCGGCTTCTCCGACCTCTACACCTACGTCGACCGCCGCATGCGCGCCTCAGCCAAGCAGATCCCGCAGCGCCGGGTCGACGGGGACGGCGACGTCCGCCTCGCCCGCCGCCCGGAGGGCGCCGCACCACCGGCCCCGCCTCCTCCCCCACGCGCCCCGGCGCGCCGATGGCGGACGCCGATCATCATCCTCGCCGCCGCCGGCGCCGTCGTGGCATCGCTCCTGATCTGGCGGTACGGAACGACGCCCACCGACGCGGACTACACGGCCACCGCGCCGTGGCGGCTGCGGATCGAGGGCAACCAGGTCAGCGACGGCTGCACGGTCACGCTCACCGACGCCCGGACCGGCGAGGAGATCCCGCTGCCGGACGACGTCTACGGCACCCGGACGTACCAGATCCACCACACCGGCTCGTTCCGGTGGCAGGCCAACGACGCGGCCTGCCGCATGATCCCGCTCGCCGGATCGGGCGGCGCCACGCTCCCGTTCGCGCTGCTGCAGAGCACCGGCGACAGCGACGTCTTCGCCGCGCCCGGCCGGGTCTCGGTGCAGGTGCGCGACTTCAACTCCAACCCACGGTGCGACATCAGACTCCACGACCCGGCCGACGGCGCGGCCGTCGACGTCGCCACCGCGGAGCCCGGCGCCGCCACCGTGGTGCTGGACCCGCGCGGCCGAGACCGGGTCTACGTCGGCGACACGTGGTGCGGTGTGCTGATCTCGGTGGCGCCGTAG
- a CDS encoding right-handed parallel beta-helix repeat-containing protein — MSIGRLLVMAVAAAGLAAPAPAPAAAAVQTIYLNAAGSDAASGATPATAVRTLARVQQLVAAGPADQDVEVRIHAGTYVSGGVTWDTYRPGHTISFMPDDYTVGEGRDGIAALPVFENARASGSQRYLPGYWFYACAPEAGRPLSSGGNSGLRFYYLQIQRYASGGLSLDGSAGPCGGGYQPSSGPGQPSARGLDGNTVFGMVFTSLGNAYTGGACDSADFPRCGYGGVVLTESSGNRIENNHFVNLRNTEASYIHAVYITHKSSSNRFAGNNVTGVSSDPVKVRDASNFNTFERNTFGANAWPRSSTPAVHYLEEVGASECSSYHNRFAYNDLGTYLTGSTANLPVWYLSPEGATWPGPSGCPALPSGETRLITAGNTY, encoded by the coding sequence ATGAGCATCGGTCGTCTACTCGTCATGGCGGTCGCCGCCGCCGGTCTGGCCGCACCCGCACCCGCACCCGCGGCCGCGGCCGTGCAGACCATCTACCTGAACGCCGCCGGTTCGGACGCCGCCTCCGGCGCCACGCCGGCCACCGCGGTCCGGACGCTGGCCCGCGTGCAACAGCTGGTCGCGGCCGGCCCGGCGGACCAGGACGTGGAGGTTCGCATCCACGCCGGGACGTACGTGTCCGGCGGCGTCACCTGGGACACGTACCGGCCGGGACACACGATCTCGTTCATGCCGGACGACTACACCGTGGGCGAGGGCCGGGACGGCATCGCCGCGCTGCCGGTCTTCGAGAACGCGCGCGCCTCCGGGTCGCAGCGCTACCTGCCCGGGTACTGGTTCTACGCGTGCGCGCCGGAGGCCGGCCGGCCGCTGTCCAGCGGCGGGAACTCGGGGCTGCGGTTCTACTATCTCCAGATCCAGCGGTACGCCAGCGGCGGGCTCTCGCTCGACGGTTCCGCCGGCCCGTGCGGCGGCGGTTACCAGCCGTCGTCCGGCCCGGGGCAGCCGTCCGCGCGCGGGCTCGACGGCAACACCGTGTTCGGCATGGTGTTCACGTCGCTCGGTAACGCGTACACCGGTGGCGCCTGCGACAGTGCCGACTTCCCGCGCTGCGGGTACGGCGGCGTGGTGCTGACCGAGTCGTCCGGCAACCGGATCGAGAACAACCACTTCGTGAACCTGCGCAACACCGAGGCCAGCTACATCCACGCGGTCTACATCACGCACAAGAGTTCGTCGAACCGGTTCGCCGGCAACAACGTCACCGGGGTGAGCAGTGACCCGGTCAAGGTACGCGACGCCAGCAACTTCAACACGTTCGAGCGGAACACGTTCGGCGCGAACGCGTGGCCGCGCAGCTCGACGCCGGCGGTGCACTACCTGGAGGAGGTCGGCGCGAGCGAGTGCTCGTCCTACCACAACCGGTTCGCCTACAACGACCTCGGCACGTACCTGACCGGCAGCACCGCGAACCTGCCGGTCTGGTACCTGAGCCCGGAGGGCGCCACCTGGCCCGGCCCGTCCGGCTGCCCGGCGCTCCCGTCCGGCGAGACCCGCCTGATCACGGCGGGCAACACGTACTGA
- a CDS encoding DUF4760 domain-containing protein: protein MDTATATAIGTIVISVVSLGVSASLALRQVRTASDGYALPVVLNVFSQFRTQEFFDAQQYVFYQLHQDFAQPIPFNDLPVEPRSHLRMVAGLYDDLGKLVAHGIIKEELVIGSNGVQARRIWEAVEPYVLAERHKNRSGLWIYLEDLAYRTTRNPPSAVHAKLKLHRYPSRRPPAVPPARSPQTPDAPAGA from the coding sequence GTGGACACCGCGACCGCGACCGCGATCGGCACGATCGTGATCTCCGTGGTCTCGCTCGGCGTCTCCGCGTCACTGGCGCTGCGGCAGGTGCGCACCGCGTCCGACGGATACGCCCTGCCCGTGGTGCTGAACGTCTTCAGCCAGTTCCGCACGCAGGAGTTCTTCGACGCCCAGCAATACGTGTTCTACCAGCTGCACCAGGACTTCGCGCAGCCGATCCCGTTCAACGACCTGCCGGTCGAGCCCCGCTCGCACCTGCGGATGGTGGCGGGCCTCTATGACGATCTCGGCAAGCTGGTGGCGCACGGGATCATCAAGGAGGAGCTGGTGATCGGCTCCAACGGGGTGCAGGCGCGGCGCATCTGGGAGGCGGTCGAGCCGTACGTGCTGGCCGAGCGCCACAAGAACCGCAGCGGGCTGTGGATCTACCTGGAGGACCTGGCGTACCGCACCACCCGCAACCCGCCCTCCGCGGTCCACGCGAAGCTCAAGCTGCACCGCTACCCGTCGCGGCGCCCGCCCGCCGTGCCCCCGGCCCGGTCGCCGCAGACCCCGGACGCACCGGCGGGCGCCTGA